In a single window of the Balearica regulorum gibbericeps isolate bBalReg1 chromosome 7, bBalReg1.pri, whole genome shotgun sequence genome:
- the LGI1 gene encoding leucine-rich glioma-inactivated protein 1 isoform X1, which yields MGNASRPFRRIAYFFCLLSVLLLTEGKKPVKPKCPAWCTCTKDNALCENARSIPRSVPPDVISLSFVRSAFTKIPEGSFLLTPSLQLLLFTSNTFDVISDDAFMGLPHLEYLFIENNSIKSISRNTFRGLKSLIHLSLANNNLQSLPKDIFKGLDSLTNVDLRGNAFNCDCKLKWLVEWLGSTNATVEDIYCESPPEYKKRKINSLSPKEFDCIITEFEVYQSLPYQSLSVDTFSYMNDEHVVIAQPFTGKCIFLEWDHVEVMFRNYDNITGTSTVVCKPIVIESQLYVIVAQLFGGSHIYKRDIFANKFIKIQDIEILKIRKPNDIETFRIAEDWYFVVADSSKAGFTTVYKWNGNGFYSHQSLHAWYRDTDVEYLEISGKPHLILSSSSQRPVIYQWNKGTNEFVKRFDIQDMEDAYAVKHFKVKEDVYICLTRFIGDSKVMKWGGSAFLDLQRMPSRGSMVFQPLQISNYQYAILGSDYSFTQVYYWDAEKAKFVKFQELNIQAPRSFIHVSIDKRDFLFASSFKGTTLIYKHVIVDLSA from the exons ATGGGAAATGCCAGCAGACCCTTTAGAAGaattgcttatttcttttgccttttatcTGTGCTTTTGCTGACTGAAGGGAAGAAACCAGTGAAGCCAAAATGTCCTGCCTGGTGTACTTGTACCAAAGATAATGCTTTATGTGAAAATGCCAGATCTATTCCTCGCAGCGTTCCGCCTGATGTTATCTCACT atCCTTTGTGAGATCTGCTTTTACTAAAATCCCAGAAGGGAGTTTTTTGCTCACACCatctctgcagcttct GTTGTTTACATCCAACACTTTTGATGTTATTAGTGATGATGCTTTCATGGGCCTTCCTCATCTAGAATATTT GTTCATAGAGAACAACAGCATTAAGTCAATTTCAAGAAATACTTTCAGAGGACTGAAATCTTTAATTCACCT gagccTCGCAAATAATAATCTCCAATCGCTTCCAAAAGACATATTCAAAGGCTTGGATTCTTTAACAAATGT GGATCTTAGAGGCAATGCATTTAATTGTGACTGCAAACTGAAGTGGTTAGTGGAATGGCTGGGCAGCACCAATGCAACAGTTGAAGACATTTACTGTGAAAGCCCACCAGAATACAAGAAGCGCAAAATCAATAGCCTCTCTCCGAAAGAATTTGATTGCATTATTACAG AATTTGAAGTCTATCAGTCCCTGCCATACCAATCTCTGTCAGTAGATACTTTCTCATACATGAATGACGAACATGTGGTTATTGCTCAGCCTTTTACTGGAAAATGCATCTTTCTTGAATGGGACCATGTAGAAGTGATGTTCAGGAATTACGACAACATTACAG gTACTTCAACTGTTGTGTGTAAGCCTATAGTTATTGAGAGTCAGCTGTATGTCATTGTCGCGCAGCTGTTTGGAGGCTCCCACATATataaaagagatatttttgCTAATAAGTTTATAAAAATTCAGGATATTGAAATCCTTAAAATCCGAAAACCCAATGACATTGAAACTTTCAGGATTGCTGAAGACTGGTATTTTGTTGTTGCAGACAGTTCAAAAGCTGGTTTCACCACGGTTTACAAATGGAATGGGAATGGATTTTATTCCCATCAGTCTCTGCACGCCTGGTACAGAGATACTGATGTGGAGTATCTTGAAATATCCGGCAAACCACATTTAATTCTGTCAAGTAGTTCCCAAAGACCTGTAATATATCAATGGAACAAAGGAACAAATGAATTTGTTAAGCGTTTTGATATCCAAGATATGGAAGATGCATATGcagtgaaacatttcaaagtgaaagAGGATGTATACATTTGCTTAACAAGATTTATTGGGGACTCTAAAGTAATGAAATGGGGTGGTTCAGCATTTTTGGATTTACAAAGGATGCCATCCCGAGGGTCAATGGTATTCCAACCGCTTCAGATAAGTAATTATCAGTATGCCATTCTTGGAAGTGATTATTCTTTCACTCAAGTCTATTATTGGGATgctgaaaaggcaaaatttgtGAAGTTTCAAGAATTAAACATACAGGCACCAAGATCTTTCATACATGTCTCCATCGATAAACGagattttctctttgcttcaaGTTTTAAGGGAACTACATTGATTTATAAACATGTCATAGTTGACTTAAGCGCATGA
- the LGI1 gene encoding leucine-rich glioma-inactivated protein 1 isoform X2, with the protein MGNASRPFRRIAYFFCLLSVLLLTEGKKPVKPKCPAWCTCTKDNALCENARSIPRSVPPDVISLLFTSNTFDVISDDAFMGLPHLEYLFIENNSIKSISRNTFRGLKSLIHLSLANNNLQSLPKDIFKGLDSLTNVDLRGNAFNCDCKLKWLVEWLGSTNATVEDIYCESPPEYKKRKINSLSPKEFDCIITEFEVYQSLPYQSLSVDTFSYMNDEHVVIAQPFTGKCIFLEWDHVEVMFRNYDNITGTSTVVCKPIVIESQLYVIVAQLFGGSHIYKRDIFANKFIKIQDIEILKIRKPNDIETFRIAEDWYFVVADSSKAGFTTVYKWNGNGFYSHQSLHAWYRDTDVEYLEISGKPHLILSSSSQRPVIYQWNKGTNEFVKRFDIQDMEDAYAVKHFKVKEDVYICLTRFIGDSKVMKWGGSAFLDLQRMPSRGSMVFQPLQISNYQYAILGSDYSFTQVYYWDAEKAKFVKFQELNIQAPRSFIHVSIDKRDFLFASSFKGTTLIYKHVIVDLSA; encoded by the exons ATGGGAAATGCCAGCAGACCCTTTAGAAGaattgcttatttcttttgccttttatcTGTGCTTTTGCTGACTGAAGGGAAGAAACCAGTGAAGCCAAAATGTCCTGCCTGGTGTACTTGTACCAAAGATAATGCTTTATGTGAAAATGCCAGATCTATTCCTCGCAGCGTTCCGCCTGATGTTATCTCACT GTTGTTTACATCCAACACTTTTGATGTTATTAGTGATGATGCTTTCATGGGCCTTCCTCATCTAGAATATTT GTTCATAGAGAACAACAGCATTAAGTCAATTTCAAGAAATACTTTCAGAGGACTGAAATCTTTAATTCACCT gagccTCGCAAATAATAATCTCCAATCGCTTCCAAAAGACATATTCAAAGGCTTGGATTCTTTAACAAATGT GGATCTTAGAGGCAATGCATTTAATTGTGACTGCAAACTGAAGTGGTTAGTGGAATGGCTGGGCAGCACCAATGCAACAGTTGAAGACATTTACTGTGAAAGCCCACCAGAATACAAGAAGCGCAAAATCAATAGCCTCTCTCCGAAAGAATTTGATTGCATTATTACAG AATTTGAAGTCTATCAGTCCCTGCCATACCAATCTCTGTCAGTAGATACTTTCTCATACATGAATGACGAACATGTGGTTATTGCTCAGCCTTTTACTGGAAAATGCATCTTTCTTGAATGGGACCATGTAGAAGTGATGTTCAGGAATTACGACAACATTACAG gTACTTCAACTGTTGTGTGTAAGCCTATAGTTATTGAGAGTCAGCTGTATGTCATTGTCGCGCAGCTGTTTGGAGGCTCCCACATATataaaagagatatttttgCTAATAAGTTTATAAAAATTCAGGATATTGAAATCCTTAAAATCCGAAAACCCAATGACATTGAAACTTTCAGGATTGCTGAAGACTGGTATTTTGTTGTTGCAGACAGTTCAAAAGCTGGTTTCACCACGGTTTACAAATGGAATGGGAATGGATTTTATTCCCATCAGTCTCTGCACGCCTGGTACAGAGATACTGATGTGGAGTATCTTGAAATATCCGGCAAACCACATTTAATTCTGTCAAGTAGTTCCCAAAGACCTGTAATATATCAATGGAACAAAGGAACAAATGAATTTGTTAAGCGTTTTGATATCCAAGATATGGAAGATGCATATGcagtgaaacatttcaaagtgaaagAGGATGTATACATTTGCTTAACAAGATTTATTGGGGACTCTAAAGTAATGAAATGGGGTGGTTCAGCATTTTTGGATTTACAAAGGATGCCATCCCGAGGGTCAATGGTATTCCAACCGCTTCAGATAAGTAATTATCAGTATGCCATTCTTGGAAGTGATTATTCTTTCACTCAAGTCTATTATTGGGATgctgaaaaggcaaaatttgtGAAGTTTCAAGAATTAAACATACAGGCACCAAGATCTTTCATACATGTCTCCATCGATAAACGagattttctctttgcttcaaGTTTTAAGGGAACTACATTGATTTATAAACATGTCATAGTTGACTTAAGCGCATGA
- the LGI1 gene encoding leucine-rich glioma-inactivated protein 1 isoform X3, whose protein sequence is MGLPHLEYLFIENNSIKSISRNTFRGLKSLIHLSLANNNLQSLPKDIFKGLDSLTNVDLRGNAFNCDCKLKWLVEWLGSTNATVEDIYCESPPEYKKRKINSLSPKEFDCIITEFEVYQSLPYQSLSVDTFSYMNDEHVVIAQPFTGKCIFLEWDHVEVMFRNYDNITGTSTVVCKPIVIESQLYVIVAQLFGGSHIYKRDIFANKFIKIQDIEILKIRKPNDIETFRIAEDWYFVVADSSKAGFTTVYKWNGNGFYSHQSLHAWYRDTDVEYLEISGKPHLILSSSSQRPVIYQWNKGTNEFVKRFDIQDMEDAYAVKHFKVKEDVYICLTRFIGDSKVMKWGGSAFLDLQRMPSRGSMVFQPLQISNYQYAILGSDYSFTQVYYWDAEKAKFVKFQELNIQAPRSFIHVSIDKRDFLFASSFKGTTLIYKHVIVDLSA, encoded by the exons ATGGGCCTTCCTCATCTAGAATATTT GTTCATAGAGAACAACAGCATTAAGTCAATTTCAAGAAATACTTTCAGAGGACTGAAATCTTTAATTCACCT gagccTCGCAAATAATAATCTCCAATCGCTTCCAAAAGACATATTCAAAGGCTTGGATTCTTTAACAAATGT GGATCTTAGAGGCAATGCATTTAATTGTGACTGCAAACTGAAGTGGTTAGTGGAATGGCTGGGCAGCACCAATGCAACAGTTGAAGACATTTACTGTGAAAGCCCACCAGAATACAAGAAGCGCAAAATCAATAGCCTCTCTCCGAAAGAATTTGATTGCATTATTACAG AATTTGAAGTCTATCAGTCCCTGCCATACCAATCTCTGTCAGTAGATACTTTCTCATACATGAATGACGAACATGTGGTTATTGCTCAGCCTTTTACTGGAAAATGCATCTTTCTTGAATGGGACCATGTAGAAGTGATGTTCAGGAATTACGACAACATTACAG gTACTTCAACTGTTGTGTGTAAGCCTATAGTTATTGAGAGTCAGCTGTATGTCATTGTCGCGCAGCTGTTTGGAGGCTCCCACATATataaaagagatatttttgCTAATAAGTTTATAAAAATTCAGGATATTGAAATCCTTAAAATCCGAAAACCCAATGACATTGAAACTTTCAGGATTGCTGAAGACTGGTATTTTGTTGTTGCAGACAGTTCAAAAGCTGGTTTCACCACGGTTTACAAATGGAATGGGAATGGATTTTATTCCCATCAGTCTCTGCACGCCTGGTACAGAGATACTGATGTGGAGTATCTTGAAATATCCGGCAAACCACATTTAATTCTGTCAAGTAGTTCCCAAAGACCTGTAATATATCAATGGAACAAAGGAACAAATGAATTTGTTAAGCGTTTTGATATCCAAGATATGGAAGATGCATATGcagtgaaacatttcaaagtgaaagAGGATGTATACATTTGCTTAACAAGATTTATTGGGGACTCTAAAGTAATGAAATGGGGTGGTTCAGCATTTTTGGATTTACAAAGGATGCCATCCCGAGGGTCAATGGTATTCCAACCGCTTCAGATAAGTAATTATCAGTATGCCATTCTTGGAAGTGATTATTCTTTCACTCAAGTCTATTATTGGGATgctgaaaaggcaaaatttgtGAAGTTTCAAGAATTAAACATACAGGCACCAAGATCTTTCATACATGTCTCCATCGATAAACGagattttctctttgcttcaaGTTTTAAGGGAACTACATTGATTTATAAACATGTCATAGTTGACTTAAGCGCATGA